One part of the Vicia villosa cultivar HV-30 ecotype Madison, WI linkage group LG6, Vvil1.0, whole genome shotgun sequence genome encodes these proteins:
- the LOC131613936 gene encoding uncharacterized protein LOC131613936 has translation MKGLLMECFDILHIALSTDGINPHGIQSSKLTSWPVMLLIYNLPPWLCMKRKYMMLTMLISGPKQPGNDIDIYLAPLIEDLKHMWETGVEVYDEYKKESFELRAMLFGTINDFPAYGNLSGYSVKGKLACPICEDGTHSIRLDHCMKNVFLGHRRFLNTNHHFRKWRKAFDGESEEKRAPLPLTGDQLYQKVKFFSTNFGKPFSSELVTGGWKKKSIFFEFPYWKSLYVRHFLDVMHIEKNGFESVIGTLLNLPGKSKDGINSRLDLQSMGLKNELRPVKREGKRTFLPPAAHTLSRKEKKILCKVLHNVKVPEGYSSNIKSLISMKDLKLKGLKSHDCHVLMENFLPVAIRSILPENVRWTITKLCFFFKTICSKVIDPEKLSTLQKEIVVTLCELEMYFPRSFFDIMVHLTVHLIMETQYCGPAYMRWMYPVERYMKILKGYVKSRSQPDGCIVERYLVEEAIEFCTEYLSNVESIGLPMSRHSGKTTGEGIGASKLVTMSDIELQQAHLYVPHNADEVEPYVEKHKEILQSLNPNRSENWLTREHNRSFISWLKEHIFSEFAKNPDSISERLRWLENGPNSNVLSYSGYIINKYTFYTEEHDHQSTMQNSGVTLVAESVHISSSKDRNPAFAKLSYFGVIECIWELDYSCFQVPVFGCKWVDNNNGLQVDPGFMKVDLNKVGCKDEPFILASQAHQVFYVTDHADEKWSIVFLSNKINDHHTQSIDVEDDPFFNTSQPLESESIVDDILYMRNDHNDGIWINPSFYVSRKKKSRNPTTRKRKRQT, from the coding sequence ATGAAAGGGTTGTTGATGGAATGCTTCGACATCCTGCATATAGCATTGTCTACTGACGGAATAAACCCTCATGGTATTCAGAGTAGTAAACTTACTTCTTGGCCGGTGATGTTGTTGATTTATAACCTTCCTCCATGGCTATGCATGAAGCGCAAGTACATGATGTTGACTATGTTAATTTCTGGGCCCAAGCAACCAGGAAATGATATAGACATATACTTGGCTCCATTAATTGAAGATTTAAAGCATATGTGGGAGACAGGCGTAGAGGTATATGATGAGTATAAAAAAGAATCCTTCGAATTGAGGGCTATGCTATTTGGAACAATCAATGATTTTCCTGCCTATGGGAATCTATCAGGCTATAGTGTCAAAGGGAAGCTTGCATGCCCCATATGTGAAGATGGTACACATTCAATACGGTTGGATCATTGTATGAAGAATGTATTTCTTGGACACCGTAGATTCTTAAATACCAACCATCATTTTCGAAAATGGAGAAAAGCATTTGATGGTGAATCAGAAGAAAAAAGAGCTCCTTTGCCTTTGACGGGCGATCAATTATACCAAAAGGTAAAGTTTTTTAGCACTAATTTTGGAAAGCCTTTTTCAAGTGAACTTGTCACGGGAGGATGGAAAAaaaagtcaattttctttgaatttccatattggaagtcattGTATGTTAGACATTTCCTAGATGtgatgcatattgaaaaaaatggttTTGAAAGTGTCATTGGTACATTACTCAATCTTCCAGGAAAGTCAAAGGATGGCATTAATTCAAGGTTAGACCTGCAAAGTATGGGATTAAAAAATGAATTGAGGCCGGTTAAGAGGGAGGGAAAGCGTACATTTCTACCTCCAGCAGCTCATACTTTGtcaagaaaggagaaaaagatcTTGTGTAAGGTTCTACACAATGTTAAAGTTCCAGAGGGCTACTCATCAAACATTAAGAGTTTAATATCTATGAAAGATCTCAAATTGAAGGGTTTAAAGTCTCACGATTGTCATGTTTTAATGGAGAACTTTCTTCCAGTAGCTATACGTTCCATTTTACCTGAAAACGTGCGATGGACCATAACTAAACTTTGTTTTTTCTTCAAAACTATTTGTAGCAAAGTTATTGACCCAGAGAAGTTGTCGACATTACAAAAGGAAATTGTTGTCACATTATGTGAGCTTGAGATGTATTTTCCACGCtcattttttgacattatggttcatCTAACAGTCCATCTTATCATGGAAACACAATATtgtggaccagcttatatgaggtGGATGTACCCGGTTGAGCGTTACATGAagatattaaaagggtacgtgaagaGTCGAAGTCAACCGGATGGTTGTATTGTTGAACGATACTTAGTTGAAGAAGctattgagttttgtactgaataccTCTCTAATGTTGAGTCCATAGGGCTTCCAATGTCACGACACTCTGGAAAAACAACAGGGGAAGGGATTGGTGCAAGTAAACTAGTGACCATGTCGGACATCGAATTGCAGCAAGCACACTTGTATGTTCCACACAATGCTGATGAGGTTGAGCCATATGTTGAAAAGCACAAGGAAATACTTCAAAGTTTGAACCCTAATAGGAGTGAAAATTGGTTAACaagagagcacaatcgaagttttaTATCGTGGCTAAAAGAACACATTTTTTCAGAATTTGCTAAAAATCCTGATTCAATTTCAGAAAGATTGAGATGGCTAGAAAATGGTCCAAATTCAAATGTTCTCTCGTACTCTGGTTATATAATTAATAAGTATACATTTTATACGGAAGAACATGATCATCAAAGCACTATGCAAAATAGCGGTGTCACACTCGTAGCTGAATCCGTGCATATCTCAAGTTCCAAAGACAGAAATCCCGCATTTGCCaaattgtcatattttggggtcaTTGAATGTATTTGGGAGTTGGATTACTCATGCTTTCAAGTGCCTGtgtttggttgcaagtgggttgacaACAACAATGGCCTTCAAGTTGACCCTGGGTTCATGAAGGTCGATCTTAATAAAGTGGGGTGTAAAGACGAGCCTTTCATTTTAGCATCACAAGCTCACCAAGTGTTCTATGTCACTGATCATGCCGATGAAAAGTGGTCTATAGTGTTTCTAAGTAACAAAATAAATGATCACCACACTCAAAGTATAGATGTTGAGGATGATCCTTTCTTTAATACATCACAACCCCTTGAGTCTGAATCAATTGTAGATGATATTCTTTATATGCGAAACGATCACAATGATGGGATTTGGATCAATCCATCATTTTATGTAAGTAGGAAAAAGAAAAGTAGGAATCCAACTACAAGGAAGAGGAAAAGGCAG